A stretch of Flavobacterium sp. N1994 DNA encodes these proteins:
- the moaA gene encoding GTP 3',8-cyclase MoaA, which produces MESSNLLQDTLGRKHDYLRISITEHCNLRCTYCMPEEGISLTPKPHLMTADEIIVIAQTFVNLGVTKIRLTGGEPLVRKDAAAIMLRLGKLGVNLSITTNGILVSNFIQTFKEAGIKTVNISIDSLIKDKFNAITRRDYFDVVQKNIDLLLQEKFKVKLNVVLIKSFNDNEILDFISLTKNKNIQVRFIEFMPFNGNQWDKSKLVSYAEIMEIVQSKYKMSEIERLQDAPNDTAKNFKINTYPGSFAIISSVTNPFCSTCNRIRLTADGKLKNCLFSNSEIPLLETLRSGDSILPLIHQNLITKKAVRAGLDDDLKFQNPELFSQNRSMITIGG; this is translated from the coding sequence ATGGAAAGCAGTAATCTTTTGCAGGATACTTTAGGGCGCAAGCATGATTACTTGCGTATTTCAATTACAGAACATTGTAATTTGAGATGTACTTATTGTATGCCAGAAGAAGGAATTTCGCTTACCCCAAAACCTCATTTGATGACGGCTGATGAGATTATTGTCATTGCTCAAACTTTTGTAAATTTAGGTGTGACAAAGATTAGATTGACAGGAGGAGAGCCTTTAGTTCGGAAAGATGCAGCTGCTATTATGTTGCGATTGGGGAAATTGGGAGTTAATTTAAGTATAACCACTAATGGAATTCTAGTTTCGAATTTTATTCAGACCTTCAAAGAAGCTGGAATCAAAACCGTAAATATCAGCATAGACAGTCTAATAAAAGATAAATTCAATGCCATTACTAGACGGGATTATTTTGACGTTGTTCAAAAAAACATTGATTTATTACTACAAGAAAAATTTAAGGTTAAACTTAATGTAGTTTTAATTAAATCCTTTAATGACAATGAAATACTCGATTTTATTTCTTTGACAAAAAACAAAAATATTCAAGTTCGATTTATTGAGTTCATGCCTTTCAATGGTAACCAATGGGACAAATCAAAATTGGTTTCTTATGCCGAAATTATGGAAATCGTTCAGTCGAAATATAAAATGAGTGAGATAGAACGGCTACAAGATGCTCCAAATGATACCGCTAAAAACTTTAAAATTAATACCTATCCAGGTAGCTTTGCCATCATCAGTTCGGTTACTAATCCATTTTGTAGCACTTGTAATCGCATTAGGTTAACGGCTGACGGAAAGCTTAAAAACTGTTTATTCTCTAATTCAGAAATTCCATTGTTAGAAACCCTTCGTTCAGGAGATTCTATACTTCCCTTGATACATCAAAATCTGATTACTAAAAAAGCAGTTCGTGCAGGATTGGATGATGATTTGAAATTCCAAAATCCAGAACTATTTTCACAGAACAGAAGCATGATAACCATTGGAGGATAA
- a CDS encoding sulfite exporter TauE/SafE family protein, producing the protein MLAGELIQSPLLLILLLVVAFLYASVGHGGASGYLALMSLFAFPITFMKPTALVLNILVSGISFYFYYREKKFDGTLFYPFAITSVPFSFLGGSITIETHVYKIILATVLLFAVARLLGLFGKQKAAINPINLPLALFIGAVIGFLSGLIGIGGGIILSPVILLLGWADIKKSAAVSALFILVNSISGLFGFISKGGTLPNASVSLITVALMGGILGGYFGSKKMNNALLKKVLALVLLIAIFKLYTT; encoded by the coding sequence ATGCTCGCTGGCGAACTTATTCAGTCTCCTTTATTACTCATTTTATTGCTTGTTGTGGCCTTTTTGTATGCCAGTGTTGGGCATGGAGGAGCAAGCGGTTATTTGGCATTGATGAGCTTATTTGCATTCCCTATCACCTTTATGAAACCAACGGCTTTGGTGTTGAATATCTTGGTTTCGGGCATTTCGTTTTATTTTTATTATCGAGAGAAAAAGTTTGATGGTACCCTGTTTTATCCGTTTGCGATAACCTCAGTTCCTTTTTCCTTTTTGGGAGGAAGCATTACCATTGAGACCCACGTTTATAAAATAATTCTAGCCACCGTTTTGTTATTCGCAGTAGCCAGATTGTTAGGGTTGTTTGGAAAGCAAAAAGCAGCAATAAATCCCATAAACCTCCCGTTAGCATTATTCATTGGAGCGGTAATCGGATTTTTATCGGGCTTGATAGGCATAGGAGGAGGCATTATTTTGAGTCCAGTGATTTTACTTTTGGGATGGGCGGATATCAAAAAGAGTGCAGCGGTCTCGGCTTTGTTTATTTTGGTGAATTCCATTTCAGGGCTTTTTGGGTTTATTTCAAAAGGAGGGACTTTGCCTAATGCTTCGGTTTCATTAATTACCGTTGCTTTGATGGGAGGTATTCTTGGAGGATATTTTGGGAGTAAAAAGATGAACAATGCACTACTAAAAAAGGTATTGGCTTTGGTCTTGTTAATAGCTATTTTTAAATTGTATACAACGTAG
- a CDS encoding molybdenum cofactor biosynthesis protein MoaE: MTSDKPKKTSFIQGAIPPEFVGKAIAKHQSKTTIGAHNIFLGQVRADVIDSKTVVAIEYSAYEEMAEQSLYEIREAAFARYELSCLHIYHSLGLVKIGEICLFVFVSAPRRKVTYEALEFLVEAIKEKAAIFGKEIFEDDTYTWKKNT, translated from the coding sequence ATGACGTCAGATAAACCCAAAAAAACATCGTTTATTCAGGGTGCCATACCTCCTGAGTTTGTTGGTAAGGCTATTGCTAAGCATCAAAGTAAAACTACTATTGGCGCTCATAACATTTTCCTCGGGCAAGTTCGAGCTGATGTAATTGATAGTAAAACAGTGGTTGCTATAGAATATTCAGCTTATGAAGAAATGGCAGAGCAAAGTTTGTATGAAATTCGGGAAGCTGCTTTCGCTCGATATGAATTATCTTGTCTGCATATATATCACAGCTTAGGATTGGTTAAAATAGGTGAAATTTGCTTGTTTGTTTTTGTTTCGGCACCAAGACGTAAAGTAACTTATGAAGCTTTAGAATTTTTGGTCGAAGCAATAAAAGAAAAGGCAGCCATTTTTGGCAAAGAAATCTTTGAAGACGATACCTATACTTGGAAAAAAAACACATAA
- a CDS encoding MoaD/ThiS family protein, translated as MEVTLKYFGIIADITQKTEESFFIAEESITLNNIKLKIEIKYPKILVINYSIAINKKFLQNDILLKNQDEIAFLPPFAGG; from the coding sequence ATGGAAGTTACACTAAAATATTTCGGAATTATTGCTGATATTACGCAGAAAACAGAGGAATCATTTTTTATAGCCGAAGAGTCAATTACCTTAAATAATATAAAATTAAAAATTGAAATAAAATATCCTAAAATACTGGTTATTAATTATTCAATAGCTATAAATAAAAAATTCTTACAAAATGATATTTTGCTAAAAAACCAAGATGAAATAGCCTTTTTACCGCCCTTTGCAGGAGGCTAA
- the moaCB gene encoding bifunctional molybdenum cofactor biosynthesis protein MoaC/MoaB → MVDITHKITTLRTAVAQAIVKVGSYDTIKAILDKKVPKGDVLEVSRTAGLFAVKNTSSVIPDCHPIPIEFTGIHFECLDDSIKIEVTVKTIYKTGVEVEAMHGASIVALTMYDMLKPIDKNVEIATVKLLHKKGGKSDYAAKSMLNLNVAVLVCSDSVSSGKKEDSAGKVIVEKLEKLGLRIANYAVIPDEVATIQSKVNSWHEAKTDLIILTGGTGLSHKDVTPEAIIPLLDRRILGIEEAIRSYGQERTPYAMLSRSVVGFKGDTLLMALPGSTSGAAESIDAVFPSVLHLFQLLNGFDHGKQ, encoded by the coding sequence ATGGTAGATATAACTCATAAAATAACAACGCTAAGAACCGCGGTAGCTCAAGCTATTGTAAAGGTGGGTTCTTATGATACTATAAAAGCTATTCTTGATAAAAAAGTTCCTAAAGGCGATGTATTGGAAGTATCGAGAACGGCTGGCTTATTTGCTGTTAAAAATACGTCAAGTGTCATTCCGGATTGCCATCCAATACCTATTGAGTTTACTGGAATTCACTTTGAATGTTTGGATGACAGCATCAAAATTGAAGTGACTGTAAAAACCATTTATAAGACGGGAGTTGAGGTTGAGGCAATGCATGGTGCGTCAATAGTGGCTTTGACCATGTATGATATGTTAAAGCCAATTGATAAAAATGTTGAAATTGCTACAGTAAAATTACTGCATAAAAAAGGAGGGAAGTCGGATTATGCTGCCAAGTCAATGCTAAATCTTAATGTTGCGGTTTTGGTTTGTTCTGATAGTGTTTCTTCAGGAAAAAAGGAAGACAGTGCTGGAAAAGTGATTGTTGAAAAGCTTGAAAAATTAGGCTTACGTATTGCGAATTATGCTGTTATTCCTGATGAGGTCGCTACTATTCAAAGCAAGGTCAATTCATGGCATGAAGCCAAAACAGATTTGATAATTCTAACCGGTGGAACAGGATTGTCTCATAAAGACGTAACTCCGGAGGCCATAATTCCTTTACTTGACAGAAGAATTCTTGGAATTGAAGAAGCTATTCGTTCGTATGGTCAAGAACGAACTCCTTATGCTATGTTGTCTCGAAGTGTGGTTGGCTTTAAAGGCGATACTTTACTTATGGCTTTGCCGGGCTCTACTAGTGGTGCTGCCGAGTCTATTGATGCTGTTTTTCCTTCCGTATTGCATTTATTTCAATTGTTGAATGGTTTCGATCATGGAAAGCAGTAA
- a CDS encoding HesA/MoeB/ThiF family protein produces the protein MKRYERQIVLPEIGILGQQKLTEAKVLIIGMGGLGCPVLQNLVAAGVGKIGIVDGDVVEETNLNRQFLYSSHDVGRNKVAVAAEVVSKQNPEVALVQYSEYFTKDNCLAIISDYHLIVDCTDNISTRYLINDVAIMKGIPMVYGSIHKFEGQLSVFNYQNGPTYRCVFPESETLEAIPNCNDAGVLGVLPNLLGSMQANEVLKIILGIGHVLSGVLMLYNSLDNSFQSIEIQKNINLNNKYKFRDKSNIVTNLCTSNYSLIIDIREAYEEPKLNLENCKNVPLSQLENFMKEVDLNQEIILVCQYGNRSELAVDYLLKKGFKKVFHLQNGIESQKTMNSNDVR, from the coding sequence ATGAAGCGATACGAAAGACAAATAGTGCTGCCTGAAATCGGAATTTTAGGCCAACAAAAACTAACTGAAGCCAAGGTTTTAATTATTGGCATGGGTGGTTTAGGTTGTCCTGTTTTGCAAAATTTAGTAGCTGCTGGTGTCGGTAAAATTGGAATCGTTGACGGGGATGTAGTAGAGGAAACCAATTTGAATCGACAGTTTCTCTATTCTTCACATGACGTTGGAAGAAATAAAGTGGCAGTAGCAGCTGAGGTGGTATCCAAACAAAACCCAGAAGTGGCATTAGTTCAGTATTCGGAATATTTTACCAAAGACAATTGTCTTGCCATCATTTCTGATTACCACCTTATAGTGGATTGCACGGATAATATATCCACGCGCTATTTAATTAACGACGTGGCTATTATGAAAGGAATTCCAATGGTTTATGGGTCAATACATAAGTTTGAAGGACAGCTTTCGGTTTTTAATTATCAAAACGGTCCGACCTATCGTTGCGTATTTCCCGAGAGTGAAACTTTAGAAGCTATTCCGAATTGTAATGATGCTGGAGTTTTGGGAGTACTTCCCAACCTTTTAGGATCGATGCAAGCCAATGAAGTGTTGAAAATAATACTAGGAATTGGACATGTTTTAAGTGGTGTATTAATGTTGTATAATAGTTTAGATAATAGTTTTCAAAGTATTGAAATACAAAAAAATATAAATTTAAATAATAAATATAAATTTAGGGATAAGAGCAATATAGTTACGAATTTATGCACTTCTAATTATTCTCTGATTATCGACATTCGCGAAGCGTATGAAGAACCAAAATTAAATCTAGAAAATTGCAAAAATGTACCTTTGTCTCAGTTGGAAAATTTTATGAAGGAGGTTGATTTAAATCAAGAAATAATTTTGGTTTGCCAATACGGAAATAGAAGTGAATTAGCCGTTGATTATCTCTTAAAAAAAGGATTTAAGAAGGTTTTTCATTTGCAAAACGGAATAGAATCTCAAAAAACAATGAACAGTAATGACGTCAGATAA
- a CDS encoding molybdopterin molybdotransferase MoeA, which translates to MISTSEAFSILENLDCRKRVVALSLLEARNHVLAETLYSPINMPPFRQATMDGFAIALHDSLEYEIVGEVKAGDFWDTQLKSGQAVKIFTGAAVPNSAQAVIQIEKVIVVETFLHLKEISKPETNIRQLGAQITKGAMALAEGTFLNPAAVGFLTGLGFTKVKVYQKPKIGIVVTGNELVSAGEILQDGKVYESNTIMLQTALFEANFNTIALYKVNDNFENTKNTLETAIAENDVVLVSGGISVGDYDFVGKALESLKVETLFYKVNQKPGKPLFVGTQNDKIIFALPGNPAASLTCFYVYVLPRLQRLSGIQQPYGSSLQKNLAHDFLVDNPRAQFLKASIAEEEVTVLAHQDSGMLNSFALANALVYVSEGTYQLLKGDKVLVYRI; encoded by the coding sequence ATGATTTCCACTTCCGAAGCCTTTTCGATACTTGAAAACCTCGATTGCCGCAAAAGAGTAGTGGCACTTTCTTTGTTGGAAGCCCGAAATCATGTCTTAGCAGAAACACTTTATTCGCCTATTAACATGCCGCCTTTTCGTCAAGCTACTATGGATGGGTTTGCCATTGCTTTACACGATTCGTTGGAGTATGAAATTGTTGGTGAAGTAAAAGCAGGCGATTTTTGGGATACCCAATTAAAATCAGGTCAAGCGGTGAAAATATTCACAGGTGCCGCAGTGCCTAATTCAGCGCAAGCAGTGATTCAGATTGAGAAAGTGATTGTTGTAGAGACTTTTTTGCATTTGAAAGAAATAAGTAAGCCAGAAACCAATATCCGTCAATTAGGAGCCCAGATAACAAAAGGAGCAATGGCTTTAGCGGAAGGAACTTTTCTAAATCCAGCTGCTGTTGGTTTTTTAACTGGATTGGGATTTACGAAAGTGAAAGTCTATCAAAAACCAAAAATCGGAATTGTAGTGACTGGAAATGAGCTTGTCTCCGCTGGAGAAATCCTTCAAGATGGAAAAGTATACGAAAGCAACACAATCATGCTGCAAACGGCTTTATTTGAGGCTAATTTCAATACGATTGCACTTTATAAAGTAAATGATAATTTCGAAAACACGAAAAACACACTTGAAACAGCCATAGCGGAAAATGATGTAGTGTTGGTTTCAGGTGGTATTTCGGTGGGTGATTATGATTTTGTGGGCAAAGCTTTGGAAAGCTTAAAAGTTGAAACGCTGTTTTACAAAGTCAATCAAAAACCAGGAAAACCGCTATTCGTTGGAACACAAAACGATAAAATTATCTTTGCCTTACCAGGAAATCCAGCGGCAAGTCTTACTTGTTTCTATGTTTATGTACTGCCAAGATTGCAAAGACTTTCTGGAATACAACAGCCCTATGGTTCGTCGTTGCAAAAGAATTTAGCTCATGATTTTTTAGTAGATAATCCAAGAGCTCAGTTTTTGAAAGCTTCGATAGCGGAGGAAGAGGTTACTGTACTTGCGCATCAGGATTCGGGTATGTTGAATTCCTTTGCGCTTGCGAATGCTTTGGTTTATGTTTCTGAGGGAACTTATCAATTGTTAAAAGGTGACAAAGTTTTGGTTTATCGCATCTAA
- a CDS encoding XdhC family protein, producing the protein MTRDFYKKLQQILQSEKRLVLMVVIANEGSSPGRKGFKMVVAKNQMSGTIGGGIMEHKLVEFAQSLLEKPSFEPFIKHQIHDKSAPKDQSGMICSGQQTIAFYDITTDFLPSVDQILTKDNFQITYTNFGINTAADNPEWSFVETNSLPQKVYIIGGGHVGLALSEVLSRMDFEIHILDHRENLNTMEQNHFVHSRQTVEFEQIDAYIPEGEAIYVVIMSFGYRTDDIIIRRLINKNFKYIGMLGSIEKIATLFQNMIEDGFDKDRIANVYAPIGIQIKSETTQEIAISIAAQLIRVKNHNR; encoded by the coding sequence ATGACTCGAGACTTCTACAAGAAACTTCAGCAGATTCTCCAATCCGAAAAGCGATTGGTATTGATGGTTGTAATTGCCAACGAAGGGAGTAGTCCTGGGCGGAAAGGTTTTAAGATGGTGGTAGCCAAAAACCAAATGTCTGGCACCATCGGAGGTGGAATAATGGAGCATAAGTTGGTGGAGTTTGCACAATCACTTTTAGAGAAACCATCGTTTGAACCTTTTATAAAACATCAGATTCATGATAAATCGGCACCCAAAGACCAATCGGGAATGATTTGCTCTGGTCAACAAACCATTGCTTTTTATGATATTACGACTGATTTTCTTCCTTCGGTTGACCAAATTTTAACCAAAGATAATTTTCAAATTACCTACACTAATTTCGGAATCAATACCGCAGCTGATAATCCTGAATGGAGTTTTGTTGAAACCAATTCGCTACCACAAAAAGTCTATATTATTGGAGGAGGTCATGTAGGGTTGGCATTGAGTGAAGTGCTTTCCCGAATGGATTTTGAGATTCATATTCTAGATCATCGGGAAAACCTGAATACAATGGAGCAAAATCATTTTGTGCATTCAAGACAAACTGTCGAGTTTGAACAAATTGATGCTTATATTCCAGAAGGAGAAGCTATTTATGTAGTAATTATGTCTTTTGGTTACCGAACGGATGATATCATTATAAGAAGATTGATTAATAAAAATTTCAAGTATATCGGAATGTTAGGCAGCATAGAAAAGATTGCCACCTTATTTCAAAATATGATAGAGGATGGCTTTGATAAAGACCGAATTGCCAATGTTTATGCTCCCATAGGTATCCAAATCAAAAGCGAGACTACCCAGGAAATTGCGATAAGTATTGCAGCACAATTAATCAGAGTTAAAAACCATAACAGATGA
- the aqpZ gene encoding aquaporin Z yields the protein MRKLFAEFFGTYWLVFGGCGSALFAAGIPNLGIGFVGVSLAFGLTVLTMAYAVGHISGGHFNPAVSFGLWASGRFSAKDLLPYILSQCVGAIAAAGTLFFIWSGKTGNVIDNTKAGAFASNGFDAFSPDGYSMMSCFAAEFILTMFFLLIILGATDKFANGKFAGIAIGLGLTLIHLVSIPITNTSVNPARSLSQAIFAGGEPLHQVWLFWVAPIAGALVAGFIYKMLLEQKEAA from the coding sequence ATGAGAAAACTATTTGCAGAATTTTTTGGTACTTACTGGCTGGTCTTTGGCGGTTGTGGGAGTGCATTATTTGCCGCAGGAATTCCTAATTTGGGCATTGGATTCGTTGGAGTTTCACTAGCCTTTGGATTAACCGTTTTAACCATGGCTTATGCGGTGGGACACATTTCTGGAGGACATTTTAATCCAGCAGTTTCTTTTGGATTATGGGCCAGCGGACGCTTTTCAGCAAAAGACTTACTTCCCTACATTCTTTCGCAATGTGTTGGAGCTATTGCAGCAGCAGGCACACTTTTCTTTATCTGGTCTGGAAAAACTGGAAATGTTATAGACAATACTAAAGCAGGCGCATTTGCTTCCAATGGTTTTGATGCTTTTTCTCCAGATGGTTATTCGATGATGTCATGTTTTGCTGCCGAATTCATTTTGACGATGTTCTTTTTATTAATAATTCTGGGAGCAACGGATAAATTCGCTAACGGAAAATTTGCTGGAATTGCTATTGGATTAGGCTTAACTTTAATTCATTTAGTTAGCATTCCTATTACCAATACTTCTGTAAATCCGGCTCGTTCTTTGTCACAAGCTATTTTTGCTGGTGGCGAACCATTACATCAAGTGTGGTTGTTTTGGGTTGCCCCAATTGCTGGAGCTTTAGTAGCTGGGTTTATTTATAAAATGCTATTAGAACAAAAAGAAGCTGCATAA